From one Phycodurus eques isolate BA_2022a chromosome 6, UOR_Pequ_1.1, whole genome shotgun sequence genomic stretch:
- the LOC133404007 gene encoding N-acyl-aromatic-L-amino acid amidohydrolase (carboxylate-forming) B-like, with protein MEHISFPPLSRVAICGGTHGNEMTGVYVVREMKKKKVDKVGCVSVMTVLSNPEAVKVCRRYMETDLNRCFPDALLSAPLTASSPHEMKRAHELNALLGPKGSPQAVNLLCDIHNTTANMGICFIFYRFDWIALHLFKYVQSKTSFGPVRAIQFDTPLSEAYSLESVAKHGFALEVGPQPTGVVRADIYNMVTETLDLIMEWLEQFNSGSVFEGGEVEAFRKTQSLDYPRDPTTDEITAAIHPQLQDNDFKLLRAGDPIFWPFTGEAVKYEGEEAYPFFVNECAYYEKKVAFHLARKISISLPSISVKKN; from the exons ATGGAGCACATCTCTTTTCCACCGCTGTCGCGCGTCGCCATTTGCGGCGGTACGCACGGCAACGAGATGACGGGGGTGTACGTGGTGCgagagatgaagaaaaagaaggtaGATAAGGTCGGCTGCGTGTCCGTCATGACAGTCCTTTCAAATCCAGAAGCTGTTAAAGTGTGTAGACGGTACATGGAAACAGATCTCAATCGTTGCTTCCCAGACGCTTTGCTGAG TGCGCCGCTAACGGCCTCCTCGCCGCACGAGATGAAGCGAGCTCACGAGCTGAACGCTCTGCTCGGGCCCAAAGGAAGCCCACAGGCCGTCAACTTGCTGTGCGACATCCACAACACCACCGCCAACATGGGTATATGCTTCATCTTTTACAGGTTTGACTGGATCGCCCTTCACCTTTTTAAATATGTACAG aGTAAAACATCATTTGGGCCTGTGAGAGCGATCCAGTTTGACACACCGCTTTCTGAGGCCTACTCACTTGAATCTGTGGCCAAACATGGCTTCG CGTTAGAGGTCGGACCTCAACCCACCGGAGTAGTCAGAGCAGACATTTACAACATGGTGACGGAAACGCTGGATCTCATCATGGAGTGGCTTGAACAATTCAATTCCG GAAGTGTGTTCGAGGGTGGCGAAGTGGAGGCATTCCGCAAGACCCAGTCCCTCGACTACCCGAGAGATCCGACCACCGACGAGATCACTGCTGCTATTCATCCCCAGCTGCAG GACAATGACTTCAAGCTTCTCCGTGCCGGGGACCCCATTTTCTGGCCGTTCACTGGGGAGGCAGTGAAGTACGAAGGAGAGGAGGCCTACCCTTTCTTTGTCAACGAATGCGCCTACTACGAGAAGAAGGTTGCCTTCCATTTAGCTCGGAAGATCAGTATTAGCCTCCCGTCCATCAGTGTAAAGAAGAACTGA